The sequence ggctgaggtggtaggattgcttgagcttgggaggtggaggctgtggtgagccatgatcataccactgcactccagcctgggtgacagagggagactctgtctctaagtaaataaatttaaaaccccataaatatatacacctattgtgcacccatacattttttttttttttttttttttgagatggagtctcgctctgtcgtccagggtggagtgcagtggcgcgatcttggctcactgcaagctccgcctcccgggttgacgccattctcctgcctcagcctctcgagtcgctgggactataggcgcccgccaccacgcccagctaattttttctatttttagtggagatggggtttcactgtgttagtcaggatggtctcgatctcctgacctcgtgatccatctgcttcggcctcccaaagtgctgagattacaggtgtgagctaccacacccagctgcacCCATACAGTTTTTTAAGTCAACAAGGAGTCTCGTTTGCCTCCTCTTGTTAGGAAAAGAAATGTACCCACACCCTCAATACCACAGGCTGTGTCCTCTAAGTCTTCCCAGACACGAAGAGCCCTTCCCACCTCTCCCTACTTCTTCCTCCAGCTTAGGGACCCCCAGGGCCTCAcactgcccccccaccccccgaccctGCACACATAGCCCCAGGCTTTCCTGGATGTGCCAGCAGTTCCAAGAGGCCAGGGGCCTGCTGTCCCCCTGGAAGCACAATAAACGGTTCTGCAGCTCATTCAGCCTCACTGCCTCCTGGGGCCCTGCCAAGGAGCTGGGTGCCCAATTCTGACCCAGAAggaattttccattaaaaatcaAGTATCTGTGCACAACCTATGACCCAGCCATTCTGCTCCTAGGTACACACACCCAAGATGCGTACAAGGACAGCTGGAGAATTTCACTCGTAATTACCCAAAGGGAAGAGCCACCGCAGAAGGGTAGCAATGCACACCTGGCCTATTCCCATAAGGGAATCAGCAGCCAGAGGGGGCACCACAGCCCCCACGCAGAGACGGACACCAAGCACAAGAGCAGGACCTGAGGGGCCACAGACAGGCCCTGGGACACATGGAATGGGAGGAAGCTGCAGAGGGCCGAGGCATGGACATAACTGGAGCCGGGGCCAGGACGGTGCCTGTGAGGGCAGGAAGGAGCCATCCACGGAGAGGGCTGGAGGTCAAGCAAGCTCTGAACCAAGAGGTCACCATGGAGCCACAATAAGGCCTCCAACAACCTCAGCGGGGCGGCCTAGCATAGTGAGGCACACAGCTGAGGGGGGAGGGCAGGAAGTGTGGCTGGCAGGCAGCTCAGCCCTAGCTCAGGCCTGGTGGGCAGCAGGCTGGTGTCTGGCTAAGCAGAGGGAACCCTGAGGCACAACATCCATGCATGGGGTCCCTGAGGTGGTGGATGTGGAGGGACCCAGGACCATAGTGGGTGAGAGTGAGCAGGGGACAATGGCACAGGCCCAGAGAAGCGCCGGGGGCAGCCGGAAAAGACCCAGCACACGGCAGACGGCCACCTGAGGTGGCAGCCCCTGAGCCAGCAGGAGACTGACACCTCAGCTGCCCAGGTAAAGGGGAGTGGCGGCCTGACCGAGGCCGACCAcaggtgaagggtgggagggaggggctcCATTCAGCCCAGAGAGACAGCCCCACTTCAGAGGTCTCGAGACCCCATCCAGCCCGGCCCCCTGCCTTCATCCCACCTGGGCCACCACCAGGGTGACAGCAGTAAGGGAGGGTCAGGCGATGCCTCGGTCCcgttttccttccctctttctgtcAGAATCAAGACCGAGCATGCCGATGTCCCGGCCACGGCCCCGTACTCCTCAGTCGCTACACCACACCCCACTGCCTCTGAGAGTTTTCTTTcatagttttcatattttaacatctttgaaaCTGGGCTGCGCCTGACAATTGCTAACACGTCAGAATTTAACCAATGgtggtttttatttctcaatgtaCTGTAAAATATAGCGCAGCTCACAATGGCTGGGGTCTCACATGGGAGGACCCTCGATGACACTCTCCTGGCCCAGGACCACCCTTCCAGAGCCCCTCAGGCTACATGGTCTTTAGGTGttttctccccttcccctcaAAGTCTTCCACATCCCacgccaccccaccccacccagtgCTGGGACAACCTCCAGTTCCAGACACCCAGCATCAGGACAGGTGGACACAGATGTCTACATGATCTTCCTGAAACCCTATCCCCAAGTCACTTAGCACTAGGGTGTCACCCAGGCCCTCTGCTGCCATCAAGCCCACTGTCCAGTCCCAACTTGTTTTACCAGGTGTCACCTGCTGCTCCACTCCTGCCCCAACAGCCTTTGCCACAGGACTACCTGCCACCAGCCACACAGAGCACAGGCCACCTGCAAGTCTGTGCATTCTGCAGGACGTGACTGCCTGCTTCCGTGGCCGTCCAGCCTACAGGGCCTGGCCTACTGGGCTGCAGGTATTCCCCTGCTCTGGGGCCCCGGGCAagctcctctgagcctcagcatcCTCATTCAAAGTGATGCAGCCCACAGGTAGGCTCGCCTGCTCCAATAGGGACGGAAGCACAGCCATGGAAAGCCAGCAGCTCAGTGAGGTCTCTGTGGCTCCTTATCCAATACGATGATGGACAGGACAAGCATGTGCTGTATGGTTCAACTGGATGCTGTTAAGAATGAAAGGggctggggccaggcgtggtggctcacgcctgtaatcccagcacgttgggaggctgaggtgggcagatcacctaaggtcaggagttcgagaccagcctggccagcatggtgaaaccccgtctctactaaaaatacaaaaagtagccaggcgtggtggcagtcgcctgtaatcccagctactcaggaggctgcggcaggagaatcgcttgaacccgggaggcagaggttgcagtgagccaagatcacgccattgcactccagcttgggggacaagagtgagacttcatctcaaaaaaagaaaaaagaaaggggctaGATGTGgtggtaatcctagcactttgggaggtcaggagttcaagactggcctgggcaacatagaaagagcCCCATCTCgaccaggtgcggtgactcacgcctgtaatcctggcactctgggaggctgaggtgggcagatcataggaggtcaggagtttgagaccagcctgggcaacatggcaaaaccccattgctactaaaaaaaaaaaatacaaaaattaggccaggcgcagtggctcatgcctgtaatcccagcactttgggaggccaaggtggaaggatcatctgaggtcaggagttcgagaccagcctggccaacatacagtgaaaccccatctctactaaaaaaaaatacaaaaattagctgggcgtggtggcacatgcctgtagtcccagctacttgggaagctaaggcaggagaatcgcttgaacccaggaagcaaaggttacagtgagccgagattgtgccactgcactccagcctgggcaacagagcaagactctgtctctcaaaaaaaaaaaaaaaaattagccaggcatggtggtatgcacctgtaattccagcttctcaggagtctgaggcaggagaatcgctttatacccaggaggcgcaggttgcagtgagcagagaccatgtcactgcactccagcttgggaaacagagacagagcaagactctatctcaaaacaaacaacaaacaaacaaacaaaaaagggccccatctctgctctctgccctcaaaaaaaaaaaaaaaaaaaaagaacgaaaggGATGCTGTTGATTATCAAGAATGAAACAACTCTTCTGGGTAAACTGGAATGTAGAGTCAGCCCACTCTTAGGAAGGTGGAGGCCCAGAAAAGCACTGGGGACTGAAAGAAGAGACTGCCACCAGCCACAGCAAACACTTGTCGGGCTAAGGGCAGGgcagccaccacgctgggccctTACACACATTGCCCACATCCCCACAGCTGGACCAGAAAGATACCCTGAGAACTTCCAGTTCAGCGCTGAAGGAGCCTGCCACCAAGCAGCGGTGCCCCTCCCAGGGCCTCCGGGGCCACAGCATTTGGGGCTCAGCCCGAATGCTGCAGctggcctgagcctcccaaagtctgcCTCCACTCTGCCTGCACCCTACAGCAGGTTTCTGGACTCCCTGAAAGACCCACTCCCTACTGATACCCATGTGGCTTTGCTCAGAGACTGGCCCTCCCTCCAGATAGGGAGGGGAGTCGCATTGGGTAGAACTATGTAGAACCTTCCTCCTCCAGGGGACCCAAGGGCTTTAGAGACTTCcaggtggggaggggacagaaCCCCAGTCTCTGGCCTCCCAGTCCCAAATTCTTTCCCCCACACAGCCACATGCCTAAGAACAGGCCATGAGGTAACACTCCAGCAACGTGACAATAGTGAGGTTCCAGAGTTAGAATCAGTGACGCCATCGCTAGTCACCATGCTCCTCCGGAGTTTCTGAGATTCAAAGTTTCTAAGACTCCACTTTCTCTTCGTGTTCTGTGTCTTTTTCAGCCAACGAGGCTAGAAAATGATCTATTGCCCAAGCAGGCGCACGAGGATACGGCTGTCACAGCTGCCACACTGGCACCTCGTGGTCCCTTGAAGACCGCCCAGGGAAAGCCTCTAAGCGCTGCACCACCTCCTCACCCTCTCCCCTGGGTGGTGGCAGCAACAGCCTGAGCGTGTGCGCCCTCCTCCCCATCCTGATCCCACTCAAACCACAACCTCCCCTGACTCGCCCCAAATCCAGCCCTGTTGGCTCTTCCTTCACGTCCCACTTCCCACCCTCTCTACACGTTCTCGCCACATCCCACCCAAAGTCCACTCACTGGTCCCTGTTTACACCTCAGGGCCTTTGGTCAAGCTGTCTTCTCTGCCCAAAACTATCCTACTCATCCTTGGGGATCCAGCTGAAAGACCACCTTCCTGCGACGGCTacccaggggcaggagggagagaagcacaGCCCGTGCCCCGTATGGCTCCCGCCCCCGCGGTCACAACCACCGCCCAGTGAGTGCCTAGAAGGCAGGCGGAGGCCCCGTTCTCCCCGTTAGGCCCAGCATCACCGCCCGGGGAGACGGGAAAGAGGGCAAGGCCGAAAAATGGACAGAAAAAGAATGCGGACGGCCGGGCCCGCGGCGCTCCGAGAATCGGAGGCATCCTCAGGCACGGTCCCTCCAGGAGACCGGGAAAGCGGGGCTCTGTCAGCCCCAAAGCCCCGACGGCGGCAGAAGGCTGGCCCGCTGCGAGCGTCCGGCGGCGCTGGGTCCCCGGCACCTGCCCCTGCCTGGGCGGGAAAGGCGCTCAGTCCGAGCCGCGCCCTCCCCACGCGCGCTCCCAGGCGCCCCGCGGGCCGCGCCCTCCTGCAGGTGCCGGGCGGGGAACGCGGGCCCCTCCCTCGGACCCCGGCTGCCCGGCCACtcccccgcgcccggccccgcCCGGCCCTGCAGGGCACCCGCGGCCGCGCGGCGACACCAGGGCGGGGCCCAGCcgcgcccgccccgccccgccccgtccCCGCCGCCCGGCGCCGCACCCGCCTCACCTCGCCCCGACCCGCCGCCACCGCCTCTTCCAGCTGGGAGGCCCCGCCGGAAGTGACGCCACCGCGGGCTGCACAGGCGCAGGCGCAGCGCGCTCTCACGTGACCGCCCGGCTGGCGGAGGGCGGGGGCGGCCGGGATTCCCGTGCGGGGTTGGGGCTCGTGGCGGAAGCTCCGGACCTCCCTGGCCCGAACGGTGAGCGCCGCCGGCCACTGGGAGCGGCCAGAGCCCAGTAATCAGGACACCACCACAGGGACCACGTGTGTAGACCCAGGCCCCCTCACCTGGGAGTCACGtttattgaaaaagtaaaaagtgtcACAGTAAAAAATTCACCTGGGGACAAAGCCAGGCCTAGGAGGGGTGGCGGGGTCGTGGAGGGACGGGTCCGGCCGCCCCTGGCCCACGGGTGGGGCACGTGCTGGCCCATGGGCGACGCGCGGCTTCTCCAGGGAGGCGGCCCTGGGCGCGGGGGCGGGCGGGCAAAGCTGGCTCAGTCCATCGTGGTCCCTTTGAAGAGCTCCACCAGCTCCTTGTAGTCCGGGTCGATGAGGTCGGAGGGCAGGTCGCCATCGTCGTTGGTTGCATCCCTGTCCGCTCCCAGGGAGATAAGGTACCTGGGGTGTAAAGGTCGCTCTGGCTGAAGCGGGGAGGAGCCAGGAGAGTGCTCGCCCCAACCCGGGTCAGAGGGCCAGAGTCCTGGGGTCACCTGTGTGTCCCCCACCTTGGGGTCCTAAGGTCCGGGTAGGGTGAGGAGGAAGAAACCTGACCCTTTGGAAGCTGTGGCCAGCTTTTCAAGTTGGTTCTATTGAGGACAAAGGCAGAAACAGGATTCCAGAAGCCTCTAGGGTTTGCagggttctttttttgttttttttgttttttgagacagaatttcgctcttatcacccaggctggagtgcaatggcatgatctcgactcacggcaacctccacttcccgggttcaagtgattctcctgcctcagccttgagtagctgggattacaggcgcgcgccaccacgcgtggctaattttgtatttttagtagtgagaGGGTTCttgtcacgaactcctgacctcaggtgatccgcccacctcggcctcccaaagtgctgggattacaggcgcaggcgtgagccaccgcccccagcctctAGGGTTCTTGCCGACACCACCCGGGCTACATTTTGGGGCTCCCATCCTGGGGACCCACTGAGGCCCGGAGGGGTCGGGTTCAAGCCTGTGTAGACCCAGGGCCCCCTCACCTGGCTATGTCAGGGTACCCATCGCTGCAGGCAATGTGCAGGGGTGTCCAGCCCGCCTCATCTCGCTGGTGAATGTCAGCCCCGTATTTGACCAGCAGCTTCACGCATTCCAGGTTTCCAGAGAGCACGGCTTCATGCAAGGCGGCCAGGCCTGGGCAGGGAGGACGGGAGGGGTCAAGACTGAGCCCCAGGTCAGGTCCTCCTTGCTGGcctctcccaccaccccacagGCCCTGGCCAGCTCTTCCAGGCTTTGCTCACCTGAGGGGTGGATGGTGGCCAGGGAGACTTTCCGAGTCCGGATGAAGCGCCCCACCTGCTCCAGGTCACCCTGCCGGATGTGGTCCAAGAACAGGACATCATTAGGGAAACGCACGCTGCGATCAGCCAGCatccgccgccgccgctgccgtgGGCTGTAGCGGGCATAGCGGGCAGTTCTGCTAGGCATCTTGGGCGCTGTGGGGCAGGTTGCCCCTGGGGACCCTACTGCACTGGGGTTAATAATGTATCCGGTCCCGACCAGATCAGCTTGAGGGCTCCTGTCGGACGAGCCCCGGCCTCTGACTTGCTTATATAGGGCTCAGGGGCTATATAAAGCTGCACGGTCATCCTCCCCGGCGCGAGGGGCTGAAACTGAGCTGCACCCCCGCCCCGCACCCCAGATCATGTTTAGTGACTCATCTTTCAGCCCATctgtcaccgtgcccggccaaagggGTCAGATCATTCCTGCCTGTCGCTCCCTGCCCCACAGCTGGACCTAGAAGGTGCCTTACCGAGGGCAGGAGGAGGCACCGGTGCAGAACCCATGAGATAGCTAGGAACGCGAGATCAAGGGCACAGTAGGTACCAAGGTCATTGGAAGGGCTTTTGCTCTCTACCTCCTGGAAAGTGAGGGGCGGCCACCCCCTCCACATCTGCAGAAGCACAGGTCCACCGTGCTGTGGTGAAACAGGCCTTAGCCCCTCCATCTCCCTACCTGTCAGTTTTCACCTTCCAGCGTGGCTTGCCTCACTCTCAGTGGTTTTCCCAAAACTACTCTGatggcctaggcaggcggatcatgaggtcaggagatcgagaccatcctggctaacacggtgaaaccccgtctctactaaatatacaaaaaattagccgggcgtgatggcgggcgcctatagtcccagctacttgggaggctggggcaggagaatggcgtgaacccgggaggcggaggttgcagtgagccgagatcgtgccactgcactccagcctgggcgacagagcaagactctgtctcaaaaaaaaaaaaaaaaaaaaaaaaaatgactctgaTGGTGCTGCTTCCTGCTCAGAAACCCCGCAGGCATCCTTGGCTGGGATCTCAGTGCCTCAGGCTCCTGCTCAGTCAGTCCTGCGACTTTTCCTCCACGTGCCTGGCTCCCCTGCCTCACACACCTGCAGGGGACAGGGTATTCCCTACACACTCATGGGTTCACCCTGCATAGTGTCTCTGCATTCCAGGTTTGACACACATACTCACACTTAAGGTGGTGTCCAGTTTGCTCTCCACGTTCAGGGACCATCACACCCTGGGTGGTGTGCTCTCTCTGCCCCGGCCCCTGTGATCTTACCTCTAGAAGCACAGCCaagggaatttttttgtttgtttgtttgagtcagagtctcactctgtcgcccaagctggactaCATTGGCGcaacctcggttcactgcaacctctgcgtcccgggttcaagtaattattTTGCCTCaccttctcgagtagctgggactacaggggcatgcaccaccacgtctggctaatttttgtatttttagtagagacggggtttcaccatattggccaggctggtctcaaactcctggccttgtgatccgcccgcctcggcctcccaaagtgctgggattacagacgtgagccactgcgcccagccaagggaatttttaaaactcGTGTTCCAACAGGCTCTTCATTGCTGGCTGCCTTTACTTTTGCAACAGCCCCAGTGGAGGTCCAAAGTAGGGCTTGGACTACAGGACATGAGCAAGTGGATGGGatgggacacagacacagagttGACCAGGGAGGTCTTTGTTGTCAGGGACAGCGATCGATTGTGCTAGGAGCACTGCAGCACTTGAAGCTGGATGGATGAGTCTGCCGGGGCTGTCTTCACagaccacagactgagtggcttaaaaaacagatggttggccaggcgtggtggctcaaccctgtaatcccagcactttgggaggccgaggcaggtggatcacctgaggtcaggtgttcgagaccagcctgaccaacaaggtgaaaccccttctctactaaaaaatacaaaaattaggccgggcacggtggctcatgcctgtaatcccagcactttgagaagccgaggcgggtggatcacgaggtcaggagattgagaccatcctggctaacacagtgaaaccccgtctctactaaaaatacaaaaaaaaaaaaaaaaaattagccgggcgtggtggcgggcgcctgtagtcccagctactcaggaggctgaagcaggagaatggcgtgaacccgggaggtggagcttgcagtgagccgagatcgtgccactgcactccagcctgggtgacagagcaagactccatctcaaaaaaaaaggccaagcgcgttggcttacgcctgtaatcccaacactttgggaggccaaggcaggtggatcacgaggtcaggagatcgagaccatctggctaacacggtgaaaccccatctctactaaaaaatacaaaaaattttctgggcatggtggcaggcgcctatagtcccagctacttgggaggctgaggcaggagaatggcgtgaacctgggaggcagagcttgcagtgagccaagatcgcgccactgcactccagcctgggcgacagagcgagactctgtctcgggaaaaaaaaatacaaaaattagctgggtgtggtggcaggcgcctctagtcccagctactcgggaggctgaggcaggagaattgcttgaacccaggaggtggaggttgcagtgaactgacatcacaccactgcactacagcctggggatggagcaagactccgtctcaaaaaaaaaaaaaaaaaaaagacggtcCGTCCCagagctctggaggctgaaatcTGGGATCCGGGTTTCAGCAGGGCAGGTTCCTCCTGAGGCTCTGAGGAGCGTCTGTCGCAAGCCTCTCCCCAGCTTCTGGTGCCGCCAGCAATCCTGGTGTCCTTGGCCCTAGCAGCATCGCCACGATCTCGGCCTTCATCTCCATGGTGTTCTCCCAGCCTTTGTCACTGTTCACATCACCCCCTtgtataaggacaccagttatagTTGGGTATTGCCTCATCTTAACCAGTGACATCTGCAAGCATCCTGTTTCCAAACAacggtcacattctgaggtcttGAGGGCTAGGACTTCAACGTTAATTAAGGAGACACATGAGTCAACCCATAATGCTGGTAAAACCCTGCAGGTGGTCACTAAAGGCCTGAATGAGGACAGAACCAAGACTGGCCAGCAGCTCTTTGCAGGGGCAGAGGAGAGCTGGGCCACCAACAGCCTCGCATCATTAGGCTGATCTGCATCCAACGAAATCAAATCAGCAAACATATTAGACACCTCTAGGTGCAAAGCCTTGGCCAAATGCTAtgggagggctgggcacagtggctcatgcctgtaatcccagcactttgggaagccaaggctggagggTCAGTTGAAGCGAGGGGTttaagcagcctgggcaacatagtgagactcctttgctttaaaaaaatttaaaactggccgggtgcagtggctcacacctgtaatcccagcactttgggaggccgaggagggtggatcacgtgaggccaggagttcgagatcagtctggacaacatggagaaaccccccgtctctgctaaaaatacaaaaattagccggatgtggcggcgtgcgcctgtaatcccagctactcaggaggctgaggcagtagaatctcttgaacccgggaggcggaggttgcagtgagccaagatcgcgcgactgcactccagcctgggcgacagagcaagactccatcttaaaaataataataataaaaaatttaaaaaataaaataaaaagagtaaaaggaaaaatGCTGCTGGAGAAGCGGCGCTGACGGAGGGTCCCTGCCTGGCGAAATTTCCTGGACCTGCGTTGGTACCCAGGTGCAccccctgtcccctcccctgccccctggGCCCCTCGCCTCGGGTACACCACCTCTCCAGTCACACACTGGAGTGGCCCTGGAGCCTCTAGCCAGGCCCGGGCCTGCAGACACCCTGAGGGGGGTCGGCTCCCAGCGTGGCTGCATTTCTAGGGACTCAGGGAAAGGTATGGACAGTTGGAATTCCAGGTCACTTGGGAGGAGCCAGGCCGTTTTTTCTGGCTTGTTTACGTGAAGCCTGGAGACGAAACGTTGTACACTGGAGACAGGCTCTCCTCTGATGTGAAGATTGCCTTTTCTCATGTTGTGGAAAGTTCTGTCTGCCCTCCCCCCTCAGAGGATCAGATGAAAGCACGCTGGATGAAgctgccaccaacagtgtgacGAGAAGGAACGCCCTTTCCAGGAGTGACCGGGCCTCAGGCTAGAGACGCGGTGGGGGCAAGACCACCCGGTGAGCCTGTTTGGCGACCCCAAGCAAGCCCCTGTGTCCCTCCTGCTGGAGGTGAGCTGGGAGCGTGCAGAGCTTTTGGCTTTGGGGTTTCTATCTGGATCACCCGAGGGACTGGTGCCTGAAGCCTCGCCAGTCACAACAGATTTCCTTGAAAGGTATTTATGTGCCTTCTATTCTAATAAGGATGTGGGAACCGTGTGTTCTACGCCATGATAGACACTCCCTGGAGCTCCTCACCCTTGAAACGTTCCATCAGAAGCCGGCCGTCAGCAGTCGTGCCTGCTCCACCGTGGGCGAAGCGTGCTGTTCATGCAGCGTGACGTCAGAGCCAAACCTGTCTTCATGGAGTTTTGTCCCTGATTCTTCTTGGTCCATATGAACTTGCAAATTGACCTAGTTTGCATGACTCTAAGTTTCTGCCTTCTGGAGGACGAACTAGAACATCTGATGCACAAGGTTTACCAtcacactttttttatttttttttgagacggagtctcgctccgtcgcccaggctggactgcagtggtgcgatctgggctcacggcaagcttcgcctcccgggttcacgccattctcccgcctcagcctccggggtagctgggactacaggcgcccgccaccacgtccagctaattttttgtatttttagtagagacggggtttcactgtgttagccaggatggtctctatctcctgaccccgtgatccgcccgcgtcggcctcccagagtgctgggattacaggcgtgagccaccgcgcccggcctaccgTCCAACTTTTAGAAGTCCAGTGAGGCCTGGCTGGGCTCagaagctcacgcctgtaatcccagcactttgggaggccaaggtagaaggatcacttgaagccaggagttgaagaccagcctgggcaacatagggagacccccttcccttcaaaaaatttaaaaattagccaggcatggtactgggtgcctatggtcccagctacttagaatgCTGAGGTGcaaaagattgcttgagcccaggagtttgaggctgcagtgagctacagtcacaccactgcaccccagcctgggcaacagagcaagaccctgtctcaaaaaaaaaaaaatgtccagtgAATGCAACCAGCAGTGCTCTGCAAAAGCACCCGG comes from Homo sapiens chromosome 17, GRCh38.p14 Primary Assembly and encodes:
- the PPP1R27 gene encoding protein phosphatase 1 regulatory subunit 27: MPSRTARYARYSPRQRRRRMLADRSVRFPNDVLFLDHIRQGDLEQVGRFIRTRKVSLATIHPSGLAALHEAVLSGNLECVKLLVKYGADIHQRDEAGWTPLHIACSDGYPDIARYLISLGADRDATNDDGDLPSDLIDPDYKELVELFKGTTMD